In the genome of Candidatus Zixiibacteriota bacterium, one region contains:
- a CDS encoding YebC/PmpR family DNA-binding transcriptional regulator, with the protein MSGHSKWATIKRKKGKADAERGRVFTRHIKEITIAAREGGGDPDGNPRLRTAIAAAKGSNMPADNIKRAVMKGTGELPGVTYESINYEGYGPGGVALYMEAFTDNKNRCVGEVRHALTKYGGNLGASGCVAWMFEKQGLITIDLDAVDEDTLMEVAMDAGAEDIKSESGSYEVITQPADVDAVRSAIEAKGIPMVSAEVTMIPKDSVKLEKESQANSMMKLYEMLEDLDDVQKIYANFDISEELLEKLA; encoded by the coding sequence ATGTCAGGTCATTCAAAATGGGCGACGATTAAACGCAAAAAAGGGAAGGCCGACGCCGAACGCGGCAGAGTCTTCACCCGGCATATCAAAGAAATAACCATTGCCGCCCGTGAAGGTGGCGGCGATCCCGACGGCAATCCCCGCTTGCGCACGGCCATCGCGGCGGCCAAAGGGTCCAACATGCCGGCCGACAATATCAAACGGGCAGTCATGAAAGGTACCGGCGAACTGCCGGGCGTCACCTACGAGTCGATCAACTACGAAGGCTATGGCCCCGGCGGTGTGGCCCTCTACATGGAAGCGTTTACCGATAATAAGAACCGTTGCGTCGGCGAGGTGCGTCATGCCCTCACCAAGTACGGCGGTAATCTCGGGGCCAGCGGATGCGTGGCCTGGATGTTCGAAAAGCAGGGTCTGATCACGATAGACCTCGATGCGGTCGATGAGGACACGCTCATGGAAGTGGCCATGGACGCCGGCGCCGAAGATATCAAGAGCGAGTCAGGGTCCTACGAAGTGATCACGCAGCCGGCCGATGTTGACGCAGTCCGTTCGGCTATCGAGGCCAAGGGCATTCCGATGGTCTCGGCCGAAGTAACCATGATTCCCAAAGACTCGGTCAAGCTCGAAAAAGAGTCGCAGGCCAACTCGATGATGAAGTTGTACGAGATGCTTGAGGACCTTGACGACGTTCAGAAGATCTATGCCAATTTCGATATCTCCGAGGAGCTTCTGGAAAAGCTGGCCTGA
- a CDS encoding HIT family protein gives MPTIFTQIINRELPANVFHETDEVIVIADHRPQAPVHLLIIPKTEYKNFYETPPEALAMMNQTAKMIAEKLGISDHFQILINNGLGQEVPHVHFHFKSNRGADKLTFVLR, from the coding sequence ATGCCCACTATATTCACGCAGATAATAAACCGCGAACTGCCCGCCAATGTATTCCATGAAACGGACGAAGTGATCGTAATTGCCGACCATCGTCCGCAAGCGCCGGTGCACTTGTTGATCATCCCCAAAACCGAATACAAGAACTTCTACGAGACACCGCCTGAAGCACTCGCCATGATGAACCAGACGGCCAAGATGATCGCCGAAAAGTTGGGTATCAGTGACCATTTTCAGATTCTGATCAATAACGGTCTGGGGCAGGAAGTGCCGCACGTGCATTTTCATTTCAAGTCCAACCGCGGCGCGGACAAGTTGACGTTCGTGCTGAGGTGA
- a CDS encoding NUDIX pyrophosphatase, which yields MESVARAPFQVLVLPYRITDEDEILYGLLKRDASTGGYWQPVAGGGEDDETPEQAARREAFEEAGIPVESELTKLESFSTLPVDAVCGFLWGDDVVVLPQHCFAVRLQSASLTLSEEHTEYRWLSYDAARELLSWDDNRTALWELNYRLTQPHQNST from the coding sequence ATTGAATCCGTGGCCCGCGCTCCATTCCAAGTATTGGTTCTCCCCTACCGGATCACCGACGAAGATGAGATTCTGTACGGGCTGCTAAAACGGGATGCGTCAACCGGTGGTTACTGGCAACCTGTCGCCGGTGGCGGCGAAGATGACGAAACTCCCGAACAAGCAGCCCGGCGCGAGGCGTTTGAAGAAGCAGGTATCCCGGTCGAATCGGAACTCACAAAACTGGAAAGTTTCTCGACACTTCCGGTCGATGCGGTGTGCGGCTTCTTGTGGGGTGATGACGTAGTAGTTCTTCCTCAGCACTGCTTTGCCGTTCGGCTCCAGAGTGCGAGTCTTACACTGTCCGAGGAACACACCGAGTATCGTTGGCTGTCTTATGACGCAGCAAGAGAACTGCTGAGTTGGGATGACAACCGCACTGCACTGTGGGAGCTGAACTACCGGTTGACACAACCCCATCAAAACAGCACTTAA